A genomic window from Sphingobacterium sp. BN32 includes:
- a CDS encoding fumarylacetoacetate hydrolase family protein, giving the protein MKLIRYGESGKEKIGVQIADRNYDVSAFGGDFNEEFFADNGLARLEEFVKANEGKLIEIPADTRLGAPFARPSKIVCIGLNYKDHAEETGATIPAEPIIFMKSTTALVGPNDQVMIPKNSVKTDWEVEFGIVIGKKASYVEENEALDYVAGYVLHNDVSEREFQIERGGTWDKGKGCDTFAPMGPVMTTADEIPDINSVRLWLKVNGKTYQDGNTSNLIFNVPFVVSYVSQFMTLLPGDVISTGTPAGVGLGFNPPIYLQPGDIIELGADHLGVQRQEVVAFSK; this is encoded by the coding sequence ATGAAATTAATACGTTACGGAGAATCCGGGAAAGAGAAAATAGGGGTTCAAATCGCGGATAGAAACTACGATGTTTCTGCATTTGGTGGCGATTTTAATGAGGAGTTTTTTGCGGATAATGGGCTTGCTCGTTTAGAGGAGTTTGTGAAAGCAAATGAGGGTAAGCTAATTGAGATTCCAGCGGATACTCGATTGGGGGCACCCTTTGCTCGTCCTTCAAAAATTGTGTGTATTGGCTTGAACTATAAAGATCATGCGGAGGAAACAGGAGCAACGATTCCTGCGGAGCCTATTATCTTTATGAAGTCGACGACAGCATTAGTTGGTCCTAATGATCAGGTGATGATTCCTAAGAACTCTGTGAAGACGGATTGGGAGGTAGAATTCGGTATTGTAATCGGCAAGAAAGCTTCTTATGTGGAAGAAAATGAGGCGTTAGATTATGTAGCGGGTTATGTATTGCACAATGATGTTTCGGAACGCGAGTTCCAGATCGAGCGTGGCGGTACATGGGATAAAGGTAAAGGCTGTGATACTTTTGCGCCAATGGGACCTGTGATGACCACAGCTGATGAGATCCCGGATATCAATTCCGTTCGTCTTTGGTTAAAAGTCAATGGCAAGACCTATCAGGATGGAAACACCAGTAACTTGATCTTCAATGTGCCTTTTGTGGTTTCCTATGTTTCACAGTTTATGACTTTGTTGCCTGGTGATGTAATTTCAACAGGTACACCTGCAGGCGTTGGCTTAGGATTTAATCCACCGATTTATTTGCAACCTGGAGATATTATTGAATTGGGTGCAGACCACCTTGGTGTTCAACGTCAAGAGGTGGTTGCTTTTTCTAAATAA
- a CDS encoding amidohydrolase, with protein sequence MRIDAHQHFWLYDPVRDSWITEEMETIRRTFLPNDIGQILKDNKIDGVVAVQADQSIKETEFLVELSGFYKLIKAVVGWVDLRSASVEDQLEQFKQHAIIKGFRHIIEGESDPDFLHRDEFLRGIAALTKHHYTYDLLIRPRHYASTLKCVAANPDQAFMLDHIAKPPIKSQEFDEWAQFIADLSGYSNVHCKISGLATEADWKHWTLDHFTQYIEHVIACFGKERVLFGSDWPVCLLAGTYEDSINIVADKLRDFSEAELKGFWGDNAVKFYSIT encoded by the coding sequence ATGCGTATTGATGCTCATCAGCACTTTTGGCTTTATGATCCTGTTCGCGATAGTTGGATTACGGAAGAGATGGAGACTATTCGACGTACTTTTCTTCCGAATGATATTGGACAGATTTTAAAGGATAATAAGATTGACGGCGTCGTCGCTGTACAAGCTGATCAGTCAATAAAAGAAACGGAATTCCTGGTAGAGCTTTCGGGTTTTTATAAGCTGATCAAGGCGGTAGTAGGATGGGTGGATTTACGATCGGCGAGCGTTGAAGATCAGCTTGAACAGTTCAAGCAGCATGCCATTATTAAAGGATTTCGTCATATCATAGAAGGGGAATCAGATCCTGATTTCTTACATAGGGATGAATTTTTAAGAGGGATTGCCGCATTGACGAAGCATCACTATACTTATGATTTGCTAATTCGGCCGAGGCATTATGCAAGTACACTGAAATGTGTTGCCGCAAATCCTGATCAAGCCTTTATGTTGGATCATATAGCTAAGCCTCCGATCAAGTCGCAGGAGTTCGACGAATGGGCACAGTTCATTGCAGATTTGTCGGGATATAGCAATGTGCATTGTAAGATATCCGGATTAGCGACAGAAGCGGATTGGAAGCACTGGACCTTGGATCATTTTACCCAGTATATTGAGCATGTAATTGCTTGCTTTGGAAAGGAGAGGGTCTTATTTGGTTCTGACTGGCCGGTATGTTTGCTAGCAGGAACTTATGAAGATAGTATCAACATCGTAGCGGATAAATTGCGGGACTTCTCGGAAGCAGAGTTAAAAGGTTTCTGGGGTGATAATGCAGTGAAGTTCTATTCGATCACATAA